From Triticum urartu cultivar G1812 chromosome 2, Tu2.1, whole genome shotgun sequence, a single genomic window includes:
- the LOC125534656 gene encoding transmembrane protein 45A-like — MGDFVGHALPGSLLLLVGLWRVWASIVRFAADSTVFHVRAWSPFSAGPQLLELYVVTGGAFLDMCIELFYSNPLRVLTGRGVDPAHLNGLEHSGMLLMFFLFGALALLSHTTRYLPLSDTALGLVFATAFTSEFLLFYFHSTTHVGLEAYYHRLLLLLIGLCIAAIVLGALLPTSFPADLGTGALIAVQGMWFFQTGFTLYGPTLPAGCARSFAAPGADAHVECPDGAVLERAEQLANLQLFGLVFLVFVYVLGCYSVATARFGVPGLENDDE; from the exons ATGGGGGACTTCGTGGGGCACGCGCTGCCGGGCTCGCTGCTGCTGCTGGTGGGCCTGTGGCGGGTCTGGGCGTCCATCGTGCGCTTCGCCGCCGACTCAACGGTGTTCCATGTCCGTGCCTGGAGCCCCTTCTCAGCGGGGCCGCAGCTCCTGGAGCTGTACGTGGTGACCGGGGGCGCCTTCCTGGACATGTGCATTGAGCTGTTCTACTCCAACCCGCTCCGCGTCCTGACCGGTCGCGGGGTCGACCCGGCGCACCTCAACGGCCTCGAGCACTCCGGCATGCTGCTCATGTTCTTCCTCTTCGGCGCGCTCGCCCTCCTCTCCCACACGACGAG GTACCTGCCGCTGTCGGACACCGCACTGGGCCTGGTGTTTGCAACCGCTTTCACGTCGGAGTTCCTGCTcttctacttccactccaccaccCACGTTGGCTTGGAGGCCTACtaccaccgcctcctcctcctcctcatcggcCTCTGTATCGCAGCCATTGTCCTCGGTGCGCTCCTGCCAACCAGCTTCCCTGCGGACCTAGGCACGGGCGCCCTCATCGCGGTCCAGGGTATGTGGTTCTTCCAGACTGGGTTCACTCTCTACGGTCCTACGCTCCCTGCTGGTTGTGCCCGCAGCTTCGCCGCCCCTGGCGCCGACGCCCACGTCGAGTGCCCCGACGGCGCCGTGCTGGAGCGTGCCGAGCAGCTGGCAAACTTGCAGCTATTCGGACTCGTGTTCCTTGTGTTTGTGTATGTGCTCGGGTGCTACAGCGTCGCCACGGCGAGGTTTGGGGTACCCGGACTTGAAAACGACGACGAATGA